Below is a genomic region from Bacillus mycoides.
TGAAAAAGTTCACAAATAGGTCATAATTTGTGAAGGAATTCACAATAATCCGTGCTACAATATGTATGTAAAGAAGTTAAACAACATTAAATTAGTATTTTAATTAATTACTTAAACAATAATAAAAAATAGATGTAAACAATTGAAAGGGGAAATTAACATGAAAAAAGGTATCAATCGCGTAGTATTAGTAGGAACAGGAGCTGTAGGTTGTAGTTACGCTTACTCAATGATCAACCAAGGTGTAGCTGAAGAATTCGTACTAGTAGATGTTAATGAAGCAAAAGCAGAAGGAGAAGCAATGGACTTAAGCCATGCGGTACCATTCTCTCCAGCACCAACAAAAGTTTGGAGCGGTAGCTATGCAGATTGTAAAGATGCAGATTTAGTAGTTATCACTGCTGGATTACCACAAAAGCCAGGCGAAACTCGTTTAGACTTAGTTGAGAAAAATACAAAGATCTTTAAACAAATCGTTCGCGGTATTATGGATAGCGGATTCGATGGAATCTTCTTAATCGCAACTAACCCAGTTGATATTTTAACTTACGTAACTTGGAAAGAATCTGGTTTACCGAAAGAGCGCGTAATCGGTTCTGGTACTACTTTAGACTCTGCTCGTTTCCGTTACATGTTAGGTGACTACTTAGATGTAGATCCACGTAACGTTCATGCTTACATCGTTGGTGAGCACGGTGACACTGAACTTCCAGTATGGAGCCACGCTACTGTAGGTGTACAAAAACTAGAAACAATCTTAGCGAACAACGAACAGTATAACCAAGAAGATTTAGATAAAATCTTTGAAAATGTACGCGATGCAGCTTACCACATTATTGAGCGTAAAGGCGCAACTTACTACGGAATCGGTATGTCACTACTTCGTGTAACTAAAGCAATCTTAAGCAACGAGAACAGCGTATTAACTGTATCGGCATACCTTGAAGGTCAATATGGTGAGAAAGATGCTTTCGTAGGTGTTCCAGCTGTTATTAACCGCGAAGGTGTACGTGAAATCGTAGAACTTGAGCTAAATGAAGAAGAAAAAGCGAAATTCGCTCATTCTGTAAAAGTATTAAAAGAAACAATGGCACCAGTACTATAATAATTGCTAAATAATTCAGAGGCGGGAAACTGCTTCCTACCTCTGAGTTTTTATATAATTTAATATAAATTCCTTTTCCGGTTTCCCTTGTATATCCCCAATATACCCCTTTTGCTGGATAAGGGTCGTTTATAGAAAAGAGCACTCTACTTTATATAGAGTGCTCTTTATTATTATTTTTTAGGTGTTAATCCTAATTTCTTTAAAATATCTGCCAGTGTACCGCTTTTTGATTTTTCTACAGGTGTTTGTGATTTTGCTGCATCTGGTCCTTTTTTCAAGAATTTCTTTTCTACGAAGCGAATGTCTTTTTCGTCGACGATGCCGTCATTATTAAGATCGCCATCTTTTACAGATACTCCTTTTTTACCATAGTTATTAGCGATAATTTCAGCATCTTTAATATCAATTATTTTATCGCCATTTACGTCGCCTGCAAGGTTTTCATCTGGACGAGCATATTAATATTGCCCGAGTAGCTTACCATCTTTTTCAGTAC
It encodes:
- a CDS encoding L-lactate dehydrogenase, producing MKKGINRVVLVGTGAVGCSYAYSMINQGVAEEFVLVDVNEAKAEGEAMDLSHAVPFSPAPTKVWSGSYADCKDADLVVITAGLPQKPGETRLDLVEKNTKIFKQIVRGIMDSGFDGIFLIATNPVDILTYVTWKESGLPKERVIGSGTTLDSARFRYMLGDYLDVDPRNVHAYIVGEHGDTELPVWSHATVGVQKLETILANNEQYNQEDLDKIFENVRDAAYHIIERKGATYYGIGMSLLRVTKAILSNENSVLTVSAYLEGQYGEKDAFVGVPAVINREGVREIVELELNEEEKAKFAHSVKVLKETMAPVL